The nucleotide window CCCTCGGCCGGGTCGACCACCGCGACGCTCACCGCCTGGCAGCTGGGCGCCACGGGCTGGACGCCGGTGGTCGGGCCGGTGGCGGCGCGGGTCGGGTCGGGCGGGATCGGCGCGGCCAGCGAGAGCAGCACCCGCACGCCGGCCGGCACCTTCGGGCTCAGCGAGGCCTTCGGCCGGGCCGGCAACCCGGGGACGGCGCTGCCCTACCGGGTCGTGGACCGCAACGACTGGTGGGTCTCCGACGTCGGCAGCGGCCGCTACAACACCTACGCCCGCTGCGCACCGGGCACCTGCGACTTCTCCGAGGCGGTCTCCGAGAACCTCTACGGCGCCGGCTCGGTCTACGACGAGGCGGTGGTGATCGACTACAACCGCTGGCCGGCGGTGCGCGGTGCGGGCTCGGCGTTCTTCCTGCACATCGCCAACTCCTCGCCCACGGCCGGCTGCGTCTCCACCGACCGGGGCAGCCTGGAGGCCGTCCTGCGCTGGCTGCGCCCGGACGCCCGCCCGGTCATCAGCATCGCCGTCGGCTGAGCATCGCCGTCGGCTGAGCACCGCCGTCGGCTGAGCACCACCGTCGGCTGAGCGGGCGGGCCCGGGTCAGGCCCGGGCACCCGCCGGGACGTCGTCCACGGTGTCGGCCGGTGCCGGGTCGGCGGCCGGCTCGGGGTGGCCGAGGTCGGTGAGCCAGCCGCGCAGCACGCGGTGCAGGTGCTCGGCACCGACGACCTCGCCGGGGTCCGCCCACGCCTTGGGCGCGAGCAGGAAGCCGTGCTGCTGCGGCCCGCCGAGCGCACCGTGCGACCCGACGTGCGGCTCGAAGGGGGACGCCTCGTCGGTGACCGGGTCGTAGGCGCTGTTGACCACGATGTCGGGGCAGTGCGCGAACCCCGAGCCGCGGGCCACCAGGGCGGCCGCGTGCGGTCCGTAGGGTGCCAGCGGGTCGGTGCCGATGACCACGCCGGTGCGCAGCCGGTGCAGCCCCTCGCGGCCGAGCACCACCGGACCGAACTCCTCGGAGTGCACGAGCATGAAGCCGATGCCGGCGTGGTCGACCAGGCTGGGGAGCAGGTCGGGCCAGTGCCGCTCGATGGTCTCGAGCGGCACCCGGCCGGGGTGGTCGGTGAAGGACACCATCGCCATGTGGCCGGAGACGGTGACCACGACGCCGGGGGCGACCCGGGTGACCGCACCGGGCTCGCCGGGCGGGGTGGGCGCCTCGCGGGCGGCCGAGCGCTCGGCCCGGGCGCGCAGCCGGCTGGCCACCAGACCGCCGCCGGAGGCCGCCTCGGCCAGCGCGGTGGTCATCTGCCAGCCGGGCGTCGTCCGGGTGCGGGCCGGGGGCAGCAGACCGAGCAGCCGCCGGGACGGCGCCGGGGGCTCGGCCCCGGCGAGGCGGCCGACGAGCTCCTCGACGGTCTCGCCGAACCGGTCGGCGAACGACGCGCCCTGGGTCTGGCCGTGGTCGGACAGGCAGACCAGGTGGTAGGGCCGCGGCGCGAGCTGGCTGGCCCGCCACAGCCGGCCGATCTGCTGGTCGATGCGCCGCAGCACCTCCAGCGCGTCGAACCGCTCGATGCCGGAGTGGTGGGCGACCTCGTCGTAGCCGACGAAGTCCGCGTAGACGACCGGCCGCCCGGCCAGCACGTCCTCGACGATCGCGTTGACCACGACGTCGCGGGTGAGCACGGTGGTCGCCGGGCGGGCCAGCGGGTAGAGGCCGCCGCGCCGGATCCGCGGCCGGACGTCGGCGCGCCGCTGGGCCGCGGCGGCGGACAGCTCGCGGAGCACGTCCACGGCGTAGACGCCCAGGGTGCGCAGCACGTTGACCGGGTTGGCGAAGTAGCCGTAGTAGCCGGCGCCGATCCGGTCGCGGCGGCGGCGCTCCCGGCGCGAGCCGCGGCCCACGACGGCCAGCGAGCTCATGGTCAGCGACACGTGCGCGGCGTCGCCGGTGAACAGGTTGCCGCGGCCGGCGCCGTCGGGGGCGAGCAGCCCGCGCCCGTCGGAGTGCCGGCGCTCGATCTCGGCGGCGTCGCCGGGGGAGGAGACCGTGACGACCCGGTCGTGCTCCTTCTCGTACCAGCGGAACCCCAGGACGTCGTCGTTGGAGCCCTGCAGGATGCCGCACTGGCTGGCCCCGGTCTGCGAGCTCCAGTCGGTGTGCCAGGCG belongs to Modestobacter sp. L9-4 and includes:
- a CDS encoding phage holin family protein, whose translation is MSTPSHPGRVLRGGRTLARLLLVWATVTGVLVALDAWLSGFAMDSWWQPPVAALVLGLLAALVWPLVMRIALPVAVFTFGLGSFLLSGGGVLAVLNAIPGVEVRSFSTALVVALAMAGTAGVISSVLAVNEDEVFFRRTRRRGSGTPEAAECPPGVVFLQIDGLGHGVARRAVRDGSMPTLAAWLRSGSHELRAWHTDWSSQTGASQCGILQGSNDDVLGFRWYEKEHDRVVTVSSPGDAAEIERRHSDGRGLLAPDGAGRGNLFTGDAAHVSLTMSSLAVVGRGSRRERRRRDRIGAGYYGYFANPVNVLRTLGVYAVDVLRELSAAAAQRRADVRPRIRRGGLYPLARPATTVLTRDVVVNAIVEDVLAGRPVVYADFVGYDEVAHHSGIERFDALEVLRRIDQQIGRLWRASQLAPRPYHLVCLSDHGQTQGASFADRFGETVEELVGRLAGAEPPAPSRRLLGLLPPARTRTTPGWQMTTALAEAASGGGLVASRLRARAERSAAREAPTPPGEPGAVTRVAPGVVVTVSGHMAMVSFTDHPGRVPLETIERHWPDLLPSLVDHAGIGFMLVHSEEFGPVVLGREGLHRLRTGVVIGTDPLAPYGPHAAALVARGSGFAHCPDIVVNSAYDPVTDEASPFEPHVGSHGALGGPQQHGFLLAPKAWADPGEVVGAEHLHRVLRGWLTDLGHPEPAADPAPADTVDDVPAGARA